A single Anatilimnocola floriformis DNA region contains:
- a CDS encoding ABC transporter ATP-binding protein, with translation MSAAIHVEHLSKTYVEGILRRKKRQALKNVSFTVQPGEIFGLLGGNGAGKTTFIKILLGIIRRSEGLAMLLGFPAGDRRARKRVGYLPENLRVPRHLTAITALEYYGHLSNVPSHIIRSRRGPLLERVGLAPRAKDPVRNYSKGMLQRLGLAQAMLHDPDIFILDEPTDGLDPIARSQVRGYLAELKQQGKTVFLNSHILQEVELICDRVAILAQGVLKEVAPVKELTARKSASLLNEVDVHLDLVGEETAIRDSLQRQAVPPAAVTNWQAVADPQVAGATPVKAHSFRFNVKLPDQLGVDSLVDELRRRQVSIVGLTRPRMSLEQAYLEIVAAEVIEK, from the coding sequence ATGTCGGCAGCTATCCACGTCGAGCACCTCTCGAAGACTTATGTCGAGGGCATCTTGCGCCGTAAAAAACGGCAGGCTCTAAAAAACGTGAGCTTTACGGTCCAGCCGGGCGAAATCTTCGGCCTGCTCGGCGGCAACGGCGCGGGAAAGACGACCTTCATTAAGATTCTGCTCGGCATCATCCGGCGGTCGGAAGGGCTCGCCATGCTGCTGGGCTTTCCTGCCGGCGATCGCCGTGCCCGCAAACGGGTTGGCTATTTACCTGAAAACCTCCGCGTGCCGCGGCATTTAACGGCGATCACGGCGCTTGAGTACTACGGCCATCTGAGCAACGTGCCGAGCCACATCATTCGCTCGCGCCGCGGTCCGTTGCTGGAACGCGTTGGTCTGGCGCCGCGAGCGAAAGATCCGGTGCGGAACTATTCAAAAGGGATGTTGCAGCGCCTCGGACTCGCGCAGGCGATGCTGCATGATCCAGACATTTTCATTCTCGATGAACCGACCGACGGACTCGATCCGATCGCGCGCTCGCAAGTCCGCGGTTACCTTGCCGAGTTAAAGCAGCAGGGAAAGACCGTTTTTCTCAATAGCCACATTCTGCAGGAAGTGGAGTTGATCTGCGATCGCGTGGCGATTCTGGCTCAGGGAGTTTTGAAAGAAGTTGCGCCGGTGAAGGAACTGACCGCGCGTAAGAGCGCGAGTTTGCTCAACGAAGTGGACGTGCATCTCGACCTGGTCGGCGAGGAAACAGCCATTCGCGATAGCTTGCAGCGTCAAGCCGTTCCGCCAGCAGCCGTGACGAACTGGCAAGCGGTGGCGGATCCGCAAGTGGCTGGAGCAACGCCGGTGAAAGCGCACAGCTTTCGTTTTAACGTCAAGCTTCCCGATCAATTGGGTGTCGACTCGCTGGTCGACGAACTTCGCCGCCGGCAGGTGAGTATTGTTGGGCTGACGCGGCCGCGCATGAGCCTGGAGCAGGCGTATCTGGAAATTGTCGCGGCAGAAGTCATTGAAA
- the ygfZ gene encoding CAF17-like 4Fe-4S cluster assembly/insertion protein YgfZ: protein MSDLSPSPAALDLYAQLHQHAAVLSLGNCTHVILAGADRVGLLNAFCTADIKKLQPSQGAEAFVTNHQGKAAGHLLILAEDDQLLLHGAPGQGETVIQHLDRFVISERVEFKNQSEATTDLLLAGPAADSVVNQLKFAQPQPERLSHKRYALEGRGDLLLTRVDFFGTTPAYLITVPAEFADQVQAEIAACGASTANNETCAAVWNMARIEAGYPLFGQDITDDNLPQEVCRTEQAINFKKGCYLGQETIARLDALGHVNRVLTGLKLPAGSDMKPGDTIQLGEKKIAQITSLAWSPKLQQPLALAYVRTLHATSGKKLAVTGGEAEIVKLPLE, encoded by the coding sequence ATGTCCGACTTGTCCCCGTCACCGGCCGCCCTCGATTTGTATGCCCAACTGCATCAGCACGCGGCCGTGCTGTCGCTCGGCAACTGCACGCACGTGATCCTCGCGGGCGCCGATCGCGTCGGCCTGCTGAATGCGTTCTGCACGGCGGATATTAAGAAGCTGCAGCCGTCGCAGGGAGCTGAAGCGTTTGTTACGAATCATCAAGGCAAAGCGGCGGGGCATCTGTTGATCCTCGCGGAGGATGATCAACTTCTGCTGCACGGCGCGCCGGGCCAAGGCGAAACTGTGATCCAGCATTTGGATCGCTTTGTGATCTCCGAGCGCGTCGAGTTCAAAAATCAATCGGAGGCAACTACCGATTTGCTCCTCGCGGGGCCGGCGGCAGACTCGGTGGTTAATCAGCTGAAGTTCGCTCAGCCGCAGCCAGAGCGGTTGAGTCACAAGCGATACGCACTTGAAGGCCGCGGAGACTTGTTGCTGACTCGCGTCGATTTTTTCGGAACAACCCCGGCCTATCTGATCACCGTGCCCGCGGAATTCGCCGACCAAGTGCAAGCCGAGATTGCCGCCTGCGGCGCAAGCACTGCTAACAACGAGACCTGCGCTGCCGTGTGGAACATGGCCCGCATCGAAGCCGGCTATCCGCTCTTTGGTCAGGACATTACCGACGACAACCTGCCTCAAGAAGTTTGCCGCACCGAGCAGGCGATCAACTTCAAAAAGGGTTGCTATCTGGGCCAAGAAACAATCGCTCGTCTCGATGCGTTGGGACACGTGAATCGCGTGCTGACCGGTTTGAAGCTTCCTGCCGGAAGTGACATGAAGCCGGGCGATACGATCCAGCTAGGCGAGAAGAAGATCGCGCAGATCACATCGCTGGCCTGGTCGCCCAAGTTGCAGCAACCGCTGGCGCTCGCCTATGTCCGCACGTTGCACGCGACGTCGGGAAAAAAACTGGCCGTGACGGGCGGCGAAGCCGAAATTGTGAAACTACCCCTGGAGTAA